The proteins below are encoded in one region of Shewanella putrefaciens:
- a CDS encoding methyl-accepting chemotaxis protein has protein sequence MLTLSIKQKMLLSFSAIGILLLAGSSFFYYSLYQVKIAYANIETLAVPVQKQSNNLQLVLVKMSRLATLAHSQRDTAALTLSQQAFNALERKYQQIENELSLRVSDQPQMLASLKEAKIRYQAYLQQSQAMFAAKLANEQAKQQYQTLFNHFTDAKTQASNAMIDLETMSLPDNAPLLEEIIGTGTRIDDMLYTLSNTMAELIYASDAKTVSDHQQDVSLLLGNLDTNFTFLKQQTTGLDTLGLLQIFEQQYAVIRTLLTTPGDLYQAQQQVVGTQTQAEQHYKDADLEFNANNSALDKLVTLADRRFTRLQTIANDDIQQGQTLAIVLAVVFIIMVSFISFVTLRAMLNPLALANAALASIARGDLSKRIPKRHDDEFGTLIDNMNTLCDDLAKLLTNITNNAHALDHSASQTHQQGQGIAGAASIQIERVDSTKALTEHMVASSNLVAEQASGSAKLIAQASQYGNQVKQIAEDNQDDIAELSTKLSGSVEVMSRLSVHSDNIGSILTTISSIADQTNLLALNAAIEAARAGEHGRGFAVVADEVRSLASRTQSSTAEIQTMITALQNETAAAATAITTGQLQANECVQQSQALQHAITHIENTLDAINDMSLQITHAAHEQLAYSQQIESSMSEAALAAERNATAATDMAERSSEVTRLAHSLTNSVERFKL, from the coding sequence ATGTTAACACTCAGCATCAAACAGAAAATGCTCTTAAGTTTCAGCGCGATTGGCATCCTACTCCTTGCGGGGAGTAGCTTTTTCTATTATTCCCTTTATCAAGTGAAAATCGCCTACGCAAACATTGAGACGCTGGCGGTTCCGGTGCAAAAACAGAGTAATAACCTGCAATTAGTGCTAGTCAAAATGTCGCGTCTAGCCACATTGGCCCATAGCCAAAGGGATACCGCAGCCCTAACCCTTAGCCAGCAAGCCTTTAATGCCCTAGAGCGGAAATATCAGCAGATTGAGAACGAACTATCACTAAGAGTCAGCGACCAACCCCAGATGCTGGCTTCATTAAAAGAGGCCAAAATCCGCTATCAAGCCTATTTACAACAAAGCCAAGCGATGTTTGCAGCCAAGCTCGCCAATGAACAGGCTAAACAGCAATATCAAACACTCTTTAATCATTTTACCGACGCTAAAACCCAAGCAAGCAATGCCATGATCGATCTTGAGACCATGTCGCTACCGGATAATGCCCCCTTACTGGAGGAAATTATCGGCACCGGCACTCGTATCGACGATATGTTATACACACTAAGCAACACTATGGCCGAGTTAATCTATGCCAGCGATGCAAAAACCGTCAGCGACCACCAGCAGGATGTAAGCCTACTATTAGGCAACCTTGATACCAATTTTACCTTTTTAAAACAACAAACAACGGGTTTGGATACCTTAGGCTTACTGCAAATATTTGAGCAGCAGTATGCCGTTATTCGTACACTTCTGACAACACCCGGCGACTTGTATCAGGCACAGCAACAAGTGGTCGGCACTCAAACCCAAGCAGAGCAACACTACAAGGATGCCGATCTCGAATTCAACGCCAATAACAGTGCCTTAGATAAACTTGTCACCCTCGCCGACCGCCGGTTCACCCGCCTACAAACCATAGCGAATGATGATATTCAGCAAGGCCAAACCTTAGCCATTGTGCTTGCGGTTGTCTTTATTATCATGGTGAGCTTTATTTCCTTCGTCACCCTTAGGGCAATGTTAAATCCCCTCGCATTAGCCAATGCTGCGTTAGCCAGTATCGCCCGCGGTGATCTGTCCAAACGTATCCCCAAACGCCATGATGATGAATTTGGCACTTTGATCGATAATATGAATACCCTTTGTGATGATCTTGCCAAGCTATTGACTAATATCACTAATAACGCCCACGCCTTAGATCATTCGGCAAGCCAAACCCACCAACAGGGCCAAGGTATCGCCGGCGCAGCAAGCATTCAAATAGAGCGCGTAGATAGTACAAAAGCACTCACTGAACACATGGTTGCTAGCTCAAATCTCGTTGCAGAACAGGCGAGTGGCTCGGCAAAACTTATAGCGCAGGCTTCACAATACGGTAATCAGGTCAAACAAATCGCGGAAGATAATCAAGATGATATCGCCGAGTTAAGCACTAAATTAAGTGGTTCTGTCGAGGTGATGTCTCGCTTAAGTGTCCACAGCGATAACATAGGCAGCATTTTAACGACCATCAGCAGCATTGCGGATCAAACAAACTTACTGGCACTCAATGCGGCCATTGAGGCGGCTCGTGCGGGGGAGCATGGCCGAGGTTTTGCCGTGGTGGCCGATGAAGTTCGCTCTTTAGCGTCTCGGACTCAATCTTCTACCGCAGAAATTCAAACCATGATCACGGCCCTACAAAATGAAACGGCCGCGGCGGCCACGGCCATAACAACGGGGCAGTTGCAGGCCAATGAATGTGTGCAGCAGAGCCAAGCACTGCAGCATGCTATCACCCATATCGAGAACACATTGGATGCTATCAATGATATGAGCTTACAAATTACCCACGCCGCCCATGAACAACTCGCCTACAGTCAGCAAATTGAATCGAGCATGAGTGAAGCGGCCCTCGCGGCCGAGCGTAATGCGACTGCAGCCACGGACATGGCCGAGCGCAGCAGTGAAGTGACCCGGCTTGCCCATTCCCTTACAAACTCAGTGGAACGCTTTAAGTTGTAG
- a CDS encoding fumarylacetoacetate hydrolase family protein yields MKTVMLANEAITPSKILCIGRNYVEHIYELGNEMPEDMVVFLKPNSAISSQLFAEHQSESLHYETELCFMFQNGRFSSVAVGLDLTKRDLQTKLKAKGLPWERAKAFDGAALFSPFVAIDDAEAPLHFTLSINDKLVQEGHIDLMIYKPLTILSELQAFISLNDGDIVMTGTPKGVGVIPAESVFKVTLSRGLHASTEPLLEWQWQVS; encoded by the coding sequence ATGAAAACCGTGATGTTAGCTAATGAAGCGATAACGCCGAGTAAAATCCTTTGTATTGGGCGCAACTATGTCGAGCATATCTATGAGCTAGGCAATGAAATGCCAGAGGATATGGTCGTGTTTTTAAAGCCCAATTCGGCGATTTCGTCCCAGCTATTTGCCGAGCATCAAAGTGAAAGCCTGCACTATGAAACCGAGCTGTGTTTTATGTTCCAAAATGGCCGTTTTAGTAGCGTCGCCGTCGGTTTAGATCTCACAAAACGCGATCTGCAAACTAAGTTAAAAGCTAAGGGGTTGCCCTGGGAGCGGGCAAAAGCCTTTGATGGTGCTGCGTTATTCAGTCCGTTTGTGGCGATTGATGATGCAGAGGCGCCGCTGCATTTCACCTTGAGTATCAACGATAAGCTGGTCCAAGAGGGGCATATCGATTTAATGATCTACAAACCTCTGACCATATTGTCCGAGTTGCAAGCCTTTATCAGCCTAAATGACGGCGATATTGTGATGACAGGTACCCCTAAGGGCGTGGGGGTTATTCCCGCTGAGAGTGTCTTTAAAGTCACATTGAGCCGAGGCCTGCACGCGAGCACTGAGCCCTTGCTCGAGTGGCAATGGCAAGTGTCTTAA
- a CDS encoding DUF3224 domain-containing protein, whose protein sequence is MDAKQISGKFDVKLTPSNAYATGVNGVALGRMTLDKTFYGELEARSQGEMLSAMTSVKGSAGYVAIEQVVGSLCGRQGSFVLQHFGIMTDGQNRLILEVVPHSGAGELQGLTGTMAINIENGQHFYEFQFGFETATEPEF, encoded by the coding sequence ATGGATGCAAAACAAATCAGCGGAAAATTCGATGTAAAACTCACCCCCAGTAACGCTTATGCAACAGGTGTTAATGGTGTGGCCCTTGGCAGAATGACGCTAGATAAAACCTTTTACGGTGAACTTGAGGCCCGCAGCCAAGGGGAAATGCTCAGTGCTATGACGTCAGTCAAAGGCTCTGCGGGTTATGTGGCGATTGAGCAAGTGGTGGGTAGCTTGTGCGGTAGGCAGGGCAGTTTCGTGCTGCAGCACTTTGGCATTATGACCGACGGACAAAATCGCCTGATCTTAGAAGTAGTTCCCCATTCAGGCGCGGGCGAGTTGCAGGGGTTAACTGGCACTATGGCCATCAATATCGAAAATGGCCAACATTTCTATGAATTTCAGTTTGGGTTTGAAACCGCCACAGAGCCTGAATTTTAG
- a CDS encoding transposase, whose product MPRPRRTQISLEDTLYYHCCSRVVRRAFLCGDDTYSGNNYDHRRGWVESLLFELEAVFAIDVAAFAVMSNHLHVVLRVDIDSANRWTDREVLEHWHKLFKGDELTQKFAKGELVEPHQVLRLKHAIAVYRSRLCDISWFMRCLNEPIARQANQEDNCTGRFWEGRFKSQALLDEAAVLACMAYVDLNPIRAKMADTPEQSDHTSIQLRIRAALKGEQPKNLLPFVGNECDNQPNGIAFSLTDYLQLVEDTGRIIRNDKCGSIGETSAKLLTRLNIPHDNWLKLTTDFGKLFHGPVGTLQELTDYCEHLEKRRRHFAASCLQFHRN is encoded by the coding sequence ATGCCGCGCCCTCGCAGAACTCAAATTAGCCTTGAAGACACTCTCTATTACCATTGCTGTAGTCGAGTTGTTCGGCGCGCCTTTTTATGTGGCGATGACACCTATTCGGGGAATAATTATGACCATCGCCGAGGTTGGGTAGAATCATTACTGTTTGAACTTGAAGCGGTTTTTGCTATTGATGTGGCTGCCTTTGCGGTGATGTCAAATCACTTGCACGTAGTGTTGCGGGTAGATATCGACAGTGCAAATCGCTGGACTGACCGAGAAGTGCTTGAACATTGGCATAAGCTGTTTAAAGGCGATGAACTAACACAAAAATTCGCTAAAGGTGAGTTAGTTGAACCCCACCAAGTGCTCAGACTTAAGCATGCCATTGCAGTTTACCGCAGCCGATTATGTGATATTTCATGGTTTATGCGCTGTCTTAACGAACCGATAGCAAGGCAAGCAAATCAAGAAGATAACTGTACAGGCCGATTTTGGGAAGGTCGCTTTAAGTCACAAGCTCTACTTGATGAAGCCGCAGTGTTAGCCTGTATGGCTTATGTTGATTTAAACCCCATTCGAGCCAAGATGGCCGATACGCCAGAACAATCCGACCATACCAGCATCCAGCTGCGGATTCGGGCCGCATTAAAAGGTGAACAACCTAAAAATTTACTGCCTTTCGTTGGCAATGAGTGTGATAACCAACCCAATGGCATTGCCTTTTCATTAACGGATTACCTTCAATTGGTGGAGGATACTGGGCGAATCATTCGCAATGATAAATGTGGTTCCATCGGTGAAACTAGCGCCAAGTTGCTGACAAGATTAAATATCCCCCATGACAATTGGCTCAAACTGACCACGGATTTTGGTAAGTTATTTCATGGCCCCGTGGGTACGTTGCAGGAACTCACCGATTACTGCGAACACTTAGAAAAGCGACGACGGCATTTTGCGGCAAGTTGTCTGCAGTTTCACCGCAACTGA
- the pfaD gene encoding eicosapentaenoate synthase subunit PfaD has protein sequence MTSHTLDQFNSNNEKLSPWPWQVNDAALSFDIDSLGKKLKELNQACYLVNHSEKGLGIAQTAEVTTSDSQAPLGSYPVSAFAPALGTQSLGDSNFRRVHGVKYAYYAGAMANGIASEELVIALGQAGILCSFGAAGLIPSRVEAAITRIQAALPNGPYAFNLIHSPSEPALERGSVELFLKHKVRTVEASAFLGLTPQIVYYRAAGLSRDEHGEIVIGNKVIAKISRTEVATKFMEPAPAKILQQLVSDGLISQDQMAMALLVPMADDITAEADSGGHTDNRPLVTLLPTILALKDEIQAKYQYKTPIRVGAGGGVGTPDAALATFNMGAAFIVTGSINQACVEAGASEHTRKLLATTEMADVTMAPAADMFEMGVKLQVVKRGTLFPMRANKLYEIYTRYDSIDAIPADERKKLEEQVFRSSLDDIWAGTVAHFNERDPKQIERALDNPKRKMALIFRWYLGLSSRWSNTGEVGREMDYQIWAGPALGAFNAWTKGSYLDDYRERNAVDLAKHLMQGAAYQARINLLLSQGISIPVSLQRWKPLQRC, from the coding sequence ATGACTAGCCATACTCTAGATCAATTCAATAGCAATAACGAAAAACTCAGCCCTTGGCCGTGGCAAGTCAACGATGCCGCGCTGAGCTTTGATATCGACTCATTAGGCAAAAAACTCAAAGAGTTAAACCAAGCCTGTTACTTAGTGAATCACAGTGAAAAAGGCTTAGGCATAGCGCAAACAGCCGAAGTAACCACAAGCGACAGCCAAGCGCCACTAGGCTCATACCCCGTCAGCGCCTTTGCGCCCGCCCTTGGCACCCAAAGTTTAGGCGACAGTAATTTTCGCCGCGTACACGGGGTTAAATACGCTTACTACGCTGGCGCTATGGCTAACGGTATCGCCTCGGAAGAACTGGTTATCGCGCTGGGCCAAGCGGGCATTTTGTGCTCATTTGGCGCGGCGGGGTTAATCCCATCCCGCGTTGAAGCGGCCATTACTCGCATTCAAGCGGCGCTGCCTAATGGCCCCTACGCCTTTAACTTAATTCACAGCCCAAGTGAGCCCGCATTAGAGCGCGGCAGCGTTGAGTTGTTCTTAAAACATAAAGTGCGCACGGTCGAAGCCTCGGCATTTTTAGGGTTAACACCGCAAATCGTCTATTACCGCGCAGCAGGTTTGAGCCGCGACGAACATGGCGAAATCGTCATTGGCAACAAAGTCATCGCAAAAATCAGCCGCACCGAAGTCGCGACTAAATTTATGGAGCCGGCGCCTGCTAAAATCCTCCAGCAATTAGTGAGTGACGGCCTTATCAGCCAAGACCAAATGGCGATGGCATTGCTGGTGCCGATGGCGGACGACATCACAGCCGAAGCTGACTCTGGTGGTCATACCGACAATCGCCCGTTAGTCACGCTTTTACCGACGATTTTGGCGCTTAAAGATGAAATCCAAGCTAAGTATCAATACAAGACACCCATCCGTGTGGGTGCCGGCGGCGGCGTCGGCACACCCGATGCGGCACTAGCCACCTTCAACATGGGCGCGGCCTTTATCGTCACAGGTTCAATCAACCAAGCCTGCGTCGAAGCGGGCGCGAGTGAACACACCCGTAAGTTACTCGCCACCACAGAAATGGCCGATGTGACTATGGCACCTGCCGCCGATATGTTCGAAATGGGCGTGAAATTACAAGTGGTTAAGCGCGGTACCCTGTTCCCGATGCGCGCCAATAAGCTGTATGAAATCTACACCCGTTACGATTCGATTGATGCCATCCCTGCGGACGAGCGTAAAAAACTCGAAGAGCAAGTGTTCCGCTCATCACTCGATGACATTTGGGCGGGTACTGTCGCCCACTTTAACGAACGCGATCCTAAGCAAATCGAGCGCGCACTGGATAACCCAAAACGCAAAATGGCGCTGATTTTCCGCTGGTATTTGGGTCTGTCGAGCCGCTGGTCAAACACAGGTGAAGTCGGCCGCGAAATGGATTACCAAATCTGGGCAGGCCCAGCGCTCGGCGCATTTAACGCGTGGACCAAAGGCAGCTATTTAGATGATTACCGCGAGCGCAATGCGGTCGATTTAGCCAAACATTTAATGCAGGGCGCCGCCTACCAAGCACGGATTAACCTGTTGTTATCCCAAGGGATAAGTATTCCGGTTAGCCTGCAACGCTGGAAACCACTGCAGCGCTGCTAG